A portion of the Mesoplasma entomophilum genome contains these proteins:
- the tsf gene encoding translation elongation factor Ts encodes MAVNAQLIKELREITQAGMMDCKKALEATDGNIDDAIVWLRENGLAKAAKKSDRVAAEGVALAKEDNKKVVILEVNSETDFVAQNEKFISLIDEIANVLLASDAKTLEEGLALTTNSGETIEQVLVNATATIGEKIQLRRFTLIAKEAGNTTTLYNHANKRVSVALNFKGTLDASDAYNLAMHVAAMSPQYKSMEEIPAEFKESEFSIIKAEAKEDPKLQGKPENVLENILKGKLSKRLSEISLVDQQYVVDESFKVGQFLESKKVTLIDMIRYEVGEGIEKVVTDFASEVAAQLGN; translated from the coding sequence ATGGCTGTAAACGCACAATTAATTAAAGAATTAAGAGAAATTACACAAGCTGGTATGATGGACTGTAAAAAAGCTTTAGAAGCAACAGATGGAAACATCGATGACGCTATCGTTTGATTAAGAGAAAACGGATTAGCAAAAGCTGCTAAAAAATCAGACCGTGTAGCTGCTGAAGGTGTAGCTTTAGCTAAAGAAGACAATAAAAAAGTTGTTATTCTTGAAGTTAACTCAGAAACTGACTTCGTTGCTCAAAACGAAAAATTCATCAGCTTAATTGATGAAATTGCTAATGTATTATTGGCATCAGATGCAAAAACTTTAGAAGAAGGATTAGCATTAACAACAAATTCAGGTGAAACAATTGAACAAGTATTAGTAAATGCTACAGCAACAATTGGAGAAAAAATTCAATTAAGAAGATTTACTTTAATTGCTAAAGAAGCTGGAAATACAACTACTTTATACAACCATGCAAACAAAAGAGTTTCAGTTGCATTGAACTTTAAAGGAACACTTGATGCATCAGACGCATATAACTTAGCTATGCACGTTGCAGCAATGAGCCCACAATACAAAAGCATGGAAGAAATCCCTGCTGAATTTAAAGAATCAGAATTTAGCATCATTAAAGCTGAAGCTAAAGAAGATCCAAAATTACAAGGTAAACCTGAAAATGTTTTAGAAAACATTTTAAAAGGAAAATTATCAAAACGTTTATCAGAAATTAGTTTAGTAGACCAACAATATGTTGTTGATGAAAGTTTCAAAGTAGGGCAATTTTTAGAATCTAAAAAAGTAACTTTAATTGACATGATAAGATATGAAGTTGGAGAAGGAATTGAAAAAGTAGTTACTGACTTTGCAAGTGAAGTAGCTGCTCAATTAGGTAACTAA
- the rpsB gene encoding 30S ribosomal protein S2 has translation MAYKEVTRDELSAAGVQYGHQTKRWNPKMAPFIYGSKSKNHVIDLEKTLIQLRQAEKLVQSIGAKGEKVLFVGTRRSAKLAVKEAALRSGNYYVNQRWLGGTLTNFKTIVKRIKALWEIEESEKNGQLALRTKKEQILILKEKANLEKSLGGIKQMRKLPAALIVVDPKSDEIAVKEAIKLNIPVIGLCDTNVDPDIVTLPIPANDDLQESVNIMINALVDAFADGANLKLAPSVLKTVVVKRERTEGENNYSNNRSWNRPEKTNN, from the coding sequence ATGGCATACAAAGAAGTAACAAGAGATGAATTATCTGCTGCTGGTGTTCAATATGGTCACCAAACAAAAAGATGAAATCCAAAAATGGCACCATTTATTTATGGGTCAAAATCAAAAAACCACGTAATTGACTTAGAAAAGACTTTAATTCAATTAAGACAAGCTGAAAAATTAGTTCAATCAATCGGAGCTAAAGGTGAAAAAGTTTTATTCGTAGGAACAAGACGTTCAGCTAAATTAGCTGTTAAGGAAGCTGCATTAAGATCAGGTAACTACTACGTTAACCAAAGATGATTAGGTGGAACTTTAACAAACTTCAAAACAATTGTAAAAAGAATCAAAGCGTTATGAGAAATTGAAGAATCAGAAAAAAATGGACAATTAGCTTTAAGAACTAAAAAAGAACAAATATTAATTTTAAAAGAAAAAGCTAACTTAGAAAAATCATTAGGTGGAATCAAACAAATGCGTAAATTACCTGCTGCATTAATTGTTGTAGATCCTAAATCAGATGAAATTGCTGTTAAAGAAGCAATCAAGTTAAACATTCCAGTAATTGGACTATGTGACACAAACGTTGATCCAGATATCGTAACTTTACCAATTCCTGCAAACGATGATTTACAAGAATCAGTAAACATTATGATCAACGCTTTAGTTGACGCATTCGCTGATGGAGCTAACTTAAAATTAGCACCTTCAGTTTTAAAAACAGTTGTTGTTAAACGTGAAAGAACAGAAGGCGAAAACAACTACTCAAACAACAGAAGTTGAAATAGACCTGAAAAAACAAATAACTAA
- a CDS encoding RluA family pseudouridine synthase, translated as MNKFIANQNDDNQTLFKFLKKNYKTTPLSVIYKWLRKGDIKINNKRIKDKDYLIKTNDVIVVYDNNKPVLRDDFKKLSNYDIDVIYEDTNLLIVKKPYNVEVHSPVKTSMDDIVKNYLFDTKQYNPSEENSYVISHIHRLDKLTSGLIMYAKNKQTHDIMVEAIQDKDKIEKYYRCRIDVPVTESLVAKGWIKYDPIIQKSVFSEEFRSDYKEATTIFNVVSLDVTNEQTELEVQILTGRKHQIRATLEYYGASIINDSRYSGTIINNNKMIFLFANKLVFNGFEGNLENLNGKIIEIEPTW; from the coding sequence ATGAACAAATTTATTGCAAATCAAAATGATGATAACCAAACATTATTTAAGTTCTTAAAAAAGAACTATAAAACAACACCACTTTCAGTTATTTACAAATGACTAAGAAAAGGTGATATTAAAATTAACAATAAAAGAATTAAGGATAAAGATTACTTAATTAAAACTAACGATGTAATTGTAGTTTATGATAACAATAAACCAGTATTAAGAGATGATTTCAAAAAATTATCAAATTATGATATTGATGTTATTTATGAAGATACAAATTTATTAATAGTTAAAAAACCATATAATGTTGAAGTCCATTCACCAGTTAAAACAAGTATGGATGATATTGTTAAAAATTATTTATTTGATACAAAACAATATAATCCAAGTGAAGAAAATTCATATGTAATTAGTCATATTCATAGATTAGATAAATTAACATCAGGTTTGATAATGTATGCCAAAAACAAGCAAACTCATGATATTATGGTTGAAGCAATTCAAGACAAAGATAAAATTGAAAAATATTACCGTTGTAGAATTGATGTTCCAGTTACTGAAAGTTTAGTTGCTAAAGGATGAATCAAATATGATCCTATTATTCAAAAATCAGTTTTTAGCGAAGAATTTAGATCAGATTATAAAGAAGCAACAACAATATTTAATGTTGTTAGTTTAGATGTAACAAATGAACAAACAGAATTAGAAGTTCAAATTCTAACAGGTAGAAAACACCAAATTAGAGCTACTTTAGAATACTATGGAGCATCTATCATTAATGACTCAAGATACTCAGGAACAATTATTAACAATAATAAAATGATTTTCTTATTTGCTAATAAATTAGTGTTCAATGGATTTGAAGGAAATTTAGAAAATCTAAATGGTAAAATTATAGAAATAGAACCAACCTGATAA
- a CDS encoding CPBP family intramembrane glutamic endopeptidase — protein MKVKINKFKKFMKSTFNKVRFDDELPQEVKFKFNVFNPLIDGIIFASSVLFVPLIILIILKFTVNANTIDDTQNIINLVFVSVQIICSAIGCFILYKRDNELFTRTNAFGIYAFIVLPFLFVIILGSLILGLSGLSGNKVAAQFVSVTLQIIAEIIVGIILFIKVPFLKDRIFLTLKKEWKRVLIIVLIMTTILFGTSYALSFIETQTANQSALEDIYKNSSMTVKVFYSILLFIFSVIVAPMVEELAFRDSIFTGVGNKWFAMIVSSLAFAMVHVGMGDVENIYIYLIPGIILSATFIYTEGNVTYTWLVHLGSNLITFILMIAGRN, from the coding sequence ATGAAAGTAAAAATAAATAAATTTAAAAAATTTATGAAATCAACATTTAATAAAGTTAGATTTGATGATGAATTACCACAAGAAGTTAAATTTAAGTTTAATGTTTTTAATCCTTTAATTGATGGAATAATATTTGCTAGTTCAGTTTTATTTGTGCCATTAATAATTCTAATAATTTTAAAATTCACAGTAAATGCAAACACAATTGATGATACTCAAAACATTATAAATCTTGTATTTGTTTCAGTTCAGATCATTTGTTCAGCAATTGGTTGTTTTATCTTGTATAAAAGAGATAATGAACTTTTCACAAGAACAAATGCATTTGGTATATATGCTTTTATTGTCTTACCATTTTTATTTGTGATTATATTAGGTTCTTTAATTTTAGGTCTATCTGGCTTAAGTGGTAATAAGGTTGCCGCACAATTTGTATCAGTGACACTGCAAATAATTGCTGAGATAATTGTTGGAATAATATTGTTCATAAAAGTGCCTTTTTTAAAAGATAGAATTTTTTTAACTTTAAAAAAAGAATGGAAAAGAGTTTTAATAATAGTTTTAATAATGACTACAATTTTATTTGGAACTTCTTATGCTTTAAGTTTTATTGAAACACAAACAGCTAACCAATCTGCGCTTGAAGATATTTACAAAAATTCTTCAATGACAGTCAAAGTTTTTTACTCAATTTTACTATTCATTTTTAGTGTTATAGTAGCACCAATGGTTGAAGAACTAGCATTTAGAGATTCAATTTTTACAGGGGTTGGTAATAAATGATTTGCAATGATAGTTTCATCACTAGCATTTGCTATGGTTCACGTAGGCATGGGTGATGTAGAAAACATTTATATTTATTTGATACCAGGAATTATCTTATCAGCAACTTTTATTTACACAGAAGGTAATGTAACCTATACATGATTAGTTCACTTAGGATCAAACCTTATTACTTTTATTTTAATGATCGCAGGGAGAAACTAA
- a CDS encoding HPr family phosphocarrier protein: protein MAQFTAVITDKIGLHARPATAIISAASKFESDVKIVSGSKTGNLRSIMNILSMQIKSGDEVTIIAEGSDADAAVAGIKEAMISAALIEG from the coding sequence ATGGCACAATTTACAGCAGTTATTACTGACAAAATTGGATTACACGCAAGACCAGCAACTGCAATTATTTCTGCAGCTTCTAAATTTGAATCTGATGTTAAAATTGTTTCAGGATCAAAAACTGGAAATTTAAGATCAATTATGAATATCTTATCAATGCAAATTAAAAGTGGTGACGAAGTTACTATTATTGCTGAAGGTTCAGATGCTGATGCAGCTGTTGCAGGAATTAAAGAAGCAATGATTTCAGCAGCATTAATTGAAGGTTAA
- a CDS encoding ATP-dependent helicase: protein MNNLLIQLNEQQLAAVTITDKPLRIVAGAGSGKTKVITTKIAYLIEELKMAPYKILAVTFTNKAAREMRDRVAKIVPDLTSNPHISTFHAWCSRVLREDFELIGLNKNFLIIDQGDQIAIIRSLINEHFSNLTELKKYTEKKIIYRIGNWKNDLISPIEAMEECYSGLERAIATIYQKYEEYLKTINSIDFNDLQVLVFKLFNEYPEALEKWRNRYDYVMVDEFQDTNDLQFDLIKFLTREKNNLTVVGDPDQTIYSWRGAKVDIILNFTKAFSNGVSITLNQNYRSTQKILDLANDFINNNKNREAKDIFTNNVSGDLPTVKECETRNDEARYVTLKIKELISEGYEYKDIFVLYRLNAWSQEFEKEFQNNKIPFQLIGGIRFKDRKVIKEANAFLRTLATQDQQAVERVLKSIPKVGDVTIKKLKEKADDMNVSLYDLIVNEDELHINQVSKHLTTIRNVLSKSVDVYKESKNIRMTLQYMLVESGYMQKLIDTEKKEDISYIESLYDQLENFDKSYQPADPEEGSTEKIVSYLQEEALLNSDADDIEAQKVTLLTVHAAKGLENKVVFVVGLNQDVFPGRLSANSAKEIEEERRTLYVAITRAEEKVFITYIKGEFSFISQSELAPSKFIKEFNQDLYHFEGKYQKSSNPFANMSHLGKTNSSVQNKATIGYEKNDIIEHMIFGDGVIVEINGQTMKVAFSSSYGIMPISVNDATISKKN from the coding sequence ATGAATAATTTATTAATTCAATTAAATGAACAACAATTGGCGGCTGTAACAATTACAGATAAACCATTGCGAATAGTTGCAGGAGCAGGTTCAGGAAAAACTAAAGTTATTACAACTAAAATTGCATATTTAATTGAAGAATTAAAAATGGCTCCATATAAAATACTTGCCGTTACATTTACAAATAAAGCAGCTAGAGAAATGCGAGATAGAGTTGCAAAAATCGTGCCTGATTTAACAAGTAATCCTCATATTTCAACATTTCATGCTTGATGCTCAAGAGTTTTAAGAGAAGATTTTGAACTAATTGGACTAAATAAAAACTTTTTAATCATTGATCAAGGAGATCAAATTGCAATAATTAGAAGCTTAATAAATGAGCACTTTAGTAATTTAACAGAATTAAAAAAATATACAGAGAAGAAAATAATTTACAGAATAGGAAATTGAAAAAATGATCTAATTTCACCAATTGAAGCAATGGAAGAATGCTACAGTGGGCTTGAAAGAGCAATTGCAACAATATATCAAAAGTATGAAGAATACTTGAAAACAATAAATTCAATTGATTTTAATGACTTACAAGTATTGGTATTTAAACTTTTCAATGAGTATCCTGAAGCTCTTGAAAAATGAAGAAATAGATACGATTATGTTATGGTAGATGAGTTTCAAGATACAAATGATTTACAATTTGATTTAATTAAGTTTTTAACAAGAGAAAAAAACAATTTAACTGTTGTTGGAGACCCAGATCAAACTATTTATTCATGAAGAGGAGCTAAAGTAGATATTATTTTAAACTTTACAAAAGCTTTTTCAAATGGGGTAAGTATTACGCTAAATCAAAATTATAGATCAACTCAAAAAATATTAGATTTAGCAAATGATTTTATTAATAACAACAAAAATCGTGAGGCAAAAGATATTTTTACAAATAATGTTTCAGGTGATTTACCTACAGTTAAAGAATGCGAAACAAGAAATGACGAAGCAAGATATGTGACATTAAAGATTAAAGAATTAATTAGTGAAGGATATGAATATAAAGACATTTTTGTTTTATACAGGCTTAATGCATGATCACAAGAATTTGAAAAAGAATTTCAAAATAATAAGATACCTTTTCAATTAATTGGTGGAATTCGTTTCAAGGACAGAAAAGTTATTAAAGAGGCAAATGCGTTCTTAAGAACATTAGCTACCCAAGACCAACAGGCTGTTGAAAGAGTTTTAAAAAGTATTCCAAAAGTTGGAGATGTAACAATTAAGAAGCTTAAAGAAAAAGCAGATGATATGAATGTGTCTCTTTATGATTTAATTGTTAACGAAGATGAATTGCATATTAATCAAGTCTCAAAGCATTTAACAACAATAAGAAATGTGCTTTCAAAATCTGTTGATGTTTACAAAGAAAGCAAAAATATTAGAATGACATTACAATATATGCTTGTTGAATCTGGTTATATGCAAAAATTAATTGATACAGAAAAAAAAGAAGATATAAGCTACATTGAATCATTATATGATCAATTAGAAAATTTTGATAAATCTTATCAACCAGCTGATCCTGAAGAAGGCTCAACTGAAAAAATAGTTTCTTACTTGCAAGAGGAAGCTTTATTAAATTCTGACGCAGATGACATTGAAGCTCAAAAAGTAACTTTATTAACAGTGCATGCAGCAAAAGGTTTAGAAAATAAAGTTGTTTTTGTCGTTGGATTAAATCAAGATGTTTTTCCTGGAAGATTATCAGCTAACTCTGCTAAGGAAATAGAAGAAGAACGTAGAACATTATATGTAGCTATTACTCGTGCTGAAGAAAAAGTGTTTATTACATACATAAAAGGAGAGTTTTCATTTATTTCTCAATCAGAATTAGCACCATCAAAATTCATTAAAGAGTTTAATCAGGATTTATATCACTTTGAAGGTAAGTATCAAAAAAGTTCAAATCCATTTGCAAACATGAGCCACCTTGGAAAAACAAATTCAAGTGTACAAAATAAAGCAACTATAGGTTATGAAAAAAATGATATCATCGAACATATGATTTTTGGAGATGGTGTAATTGTTGAAATAAATGGACAAACTATGAAAGTAGCTTTTAGTTCAAGTTATGGAATTATGCCTATATCAGTCAATGATGCAACTATATCAAAGAAAAATTAA